The DNA sequence CGGCGTTCTCCCCGATGCCGGCGAGCAGCCGGTCGCTGGGCGGTGCCTTCTCGCTGAACTGGCGCAGGTGGACCTTGCTCGACTTGTAGGAGCAGTGCTCGCTCCACATGATCGAGTACATGGCCAGCTCGGACTGGGTCGGACGGCGGCCCAGGATCTGGCGGATCCGGTCGTATTCGTCGTCGCGCAGGCCGAGTTCGGCGTACGGCTGGGGCACCTCGGGGGTGCCGGTGGCCGCCTCGACTGTGTCCGGGCCGTCGACGGGTGATGCCGCGTCCGGCCGGACGTCTGGCTGGGTGGTCATGCAGGTGCTCCCGCGAGGTGCTTGAGGATCGAGGTGAAGAAGCCCAGCCCGTCGAGGGACGGACCGGTCAGTGCCTCGACCGCGTGCTCCGGGTGGGGCATGAGACCGACCACGTTGCCGGCCGCGTTGGTGATGCCGGCGATGTCGCGCAGCGAGCCGTTGGGGTTGCCGCCCACGTAGCGGGCGACGACGCGGCCGGTCGCCTCGAGTTCGTCGAGGGTGCGCTCGTCGGCGACGTAGCAGCCTTCGCCGTTCTTGACCGGGATCAGGATCTCCTGGCCGGCGGCGAACGTGTTGGTCCAGGCGGTGGCCGGCGACTCGATCCGCAGAACCTGGTCGCGGTTGCGGAAGTGCAGGTGCTGGTTGCGGGTGAGGGCGCCGGGCAGCAGGTGGGCCTCGCAGAGAATCTGGAAGCCGTTGCAGATGCCGAGCACCGGCAGACCGCCGGCCGCGGCGGCGGCGATGCTCTCCATCACCGGAGCGAAGCGGGCGATGGCGCCGCACCGCAGGTAGTCGCCGTACGAGAAGCCGCCGGGCAGCACCACCGCGTCGACGCCGTGCAGGTCGGGGTCGGCGTGCCAGAGACGTACGGCCTCGCCACCGGCGAGGCGTACGGCCCGGGCGGCGTCGCCGTCGTCGAGTGACCCGGGGAAGGTCACCACACCAACGCGTGCTGTCACGGTCGGACTTCCTCGGTTTCGGCCAGCCGGACCTCGAAGTCTTCGATCACCGGGTTGGCGAGCAGTTTGTCGGCGATCTCACGGGCCCGGTCGAGGTCCGCCTCGCCGACGAACTCGATCTCGATGCGCCGGCCGATGCGCACGGAGGAGACGTCGTCGACCCCGAGGCGAGGGAGGGCGTTTACGACCGCCTGACCCTGGGGATCGAGAATCTCCGGCTTGAGCATGACGTCGACCACGACGCGAGCCACTGGGCACTCCTGACTGTGTACGCAGTTGGGTGCCGACCCCAATGGGGCGAGCGGAGCCAGCCTACCTGGTAGATGGACCGGTCGACGCACCGCCCGGCGGCGTGGACGGGCCGGCGGAGGCGGCTCGTGGCC is a window from the Polymorphospora rubra genome containing:
- the purQ gene encoding phosphoribosylformylglycinamidine synthase subunit PurQ — its product is MTARVGVVTFPGSLDDGDAARAVRLAGGEAVRLWHADPDLHGVDAVVLPGGFSYGDYLRCGAIARFAPVMESIAAAAAGGLPVLGICNGFQILCEAHLLPGALTRNQHLHFRNRDQVLRIESPATAWTNTFAAGQEILIPVKNGEGCYVADERTLDELEATGRVVARYVGGNPNGSLRDIAGITNAAGNVVGLMPHPEHAVEALTGPSLDGLGFFTSILKHLAGAPA
- the purS gene encoding phosphoribosylformylglycinamidine synthase subunit PurS — protein: MARVVVDVMLKPEILDPQGQAVVNALPRLGVDDVSSVRIGRRIEIEFVGEADLDRAREIADKLLANPVIEDFEVRLAETEEVRP